From Nocardia sp. XZ_19_385, the proteins below share one genomic window:
- a CDS encoding phosphoglyceromutase: MTYTLVLLRHGESEWNALNLFTGWVDVHLTDKGIAEGKRAGQLMAEKGVLPDIVYTSLLRRAISTANNALDAADRHWIPVIRDWRLNERHYGDLQGKNKAQVKEQYGDEQFMLWRRSYDTPPPPIAADNEYSQEGDPRYTGIEVPKTECLLDVVKRMVPYWESTISKELLTGKTVLVAAHGNSLRAMVKHLDQISDDDIAGLNIPTGIPLVYELDENLRPIRPAVYLDPDAAAAGAAAVANQGGK, from the coding sequence ATGACGTACACCCTCGTGCTGCTGCGCCACGGCGAGAGCGAATGGAACGCCCTGAACCTGTTCACCGGCTGGGTGGATGTGCACCTGACCGACAAGGGCATCGCCGAGGGCAAGCGCGCCGGCCAGCTGATGGCCGAAAAGGGTGTGCTGCCGGACATCGTGTACACCTCGCTGCTGCGCCGCGCCATCAGCACCGCCAACAACGCCCTCGACGCCGCCGACCGGCACTGGATCCCGGTGATCCGCGACTGGCGCCTGAACGAGCGCCACTACGGCGACCTGCAGGGCAAGAACAAGGCCCAGGTCAAGGAGCAGTACGGCGACGAGCAGTTCATGCTGTGGCGCCGCAGCTACGACACCCCGCCCCCGCCCATCGCCGCGGACAACGAGTACAGCCAGGAAGGCGACCCGCGCTACACCGGCATCGAGGTCCCGAAGACCGAATGCCTGCTCGACGTCGTCAAGCGGATGGTCCCCTACTGGGAGTCCACCATCTCCAAGGAACTCCTGACCGGCAAAACCGTCCTCGTGGCCGCCCACGGCAACTCCCTGCGCGCCATGGTCAAGCACCTCGACCAGATCTCCGACGACGACATCGCCGGCCTGAACATCCCCACCGGCATCCCCCTCGTCTACGAACTCGACGAAAACCTCCGCCCGATCCGCCCCGCCGTCTACCTCGACCCGGATGCCGCCGCCGCCGGCGCGGCTGCGGTCGCCAACCAGGGCGGCAAGTAA
- a CDS encoding CocE/NonD family hydrolase has protein sequence MKYALRATVASVATAVLLPFLSTGAAAHAAPASTGPDGGAAGAAWTATEDGAQQYPNVNIQWDVPITMSDGTVLKGNLYRPADAAGRPIDTQTPTIVNLTPYTKLVSNLGDSALSVPGLSDALLALFRQIDMSGTPLSGVTDLTKAFGGGELRNFAVDRQMIKSGYSWLVVDVRGTGFSQGTWDMLRQREQQDTLEVIDWASKQSWSDGKVGMNGISYSGINQVQAAQQNPPALKAIFPVVPGSDLVQDVLAPGTGFGFNFIPLWLTAINGLKWVPDVASIVNGQFDTKWLADRAADPMTFMDVLLNVYTTTKIENLDPRAKALLTDTEGRRKDWWSDPAKIKVPTFVTGGWHDLFTYSESKIYEQIPLPPGQKQLLMGNTYHINSGNEYGKPGLPPRLDVLQRAWFDKWLKGIDNGIDTYGPVTLRQQGGGWITTNGFGFGSASSREAEVESAHRRMYLSAANSGTAQSLHDGSLTAAANSDTQRLTVAPGLTTLCSNDAAQGSAGALSVIDGCAKDSRVAELNGLTFTSAPVAEETAISGPIAVRLNTVQDAADGYWVVTVNDVAPDGQSTVLSSGQLMASMREIDDATSAKSANGDYTDPRPFTSLDRRQQTAPGEATTLDIALPATEAILKPGHRLRVDVFAGNFPKGLPVLPMLVDTGLKPQHVQLDPNRPSFVNIPVRGKPGW, from the coding sequence ATGAAGTACGCGTTGCGGGCCACGGTGGCGTCGGTTGCCACTGCTGTGCTCCTTCCTTTCCTCAGCACCGGCGCCGCGGCGCATGCCGCGCCCGCGTCCACGGGGCCTGACGGCGGCGCCGCGGGCGCTGCCTGGACCGCCACCGAAGACGGCGCCCAGCAGTACCCCAACGTCAACATCCAGTGGGATGTACCGATCACCATGAGCGACGGCACCGTCCTCAAGGGCAATCTGTACCGGCCCGCGGACGCGGCGGGGCGGCCGATCGACACCCAGACGCCGACCATCGTCAACCTGACGCCCTACACCAAACTGGTGTCCAACCTCGGCGACAGCGCGCTCTCGGTCCCCGGGCTCTCCGACGCCCTGCTCGCACTGTTCCGCCAGATCGATATGTCGGGCACCCCGCTGTCCGGCGTCACCGACCTGACCAAGGCCTTCGGCGGCGGCGAGCTCCGCAACTTCGCCGTGGACCGGCAGATGATCAAGAGCGGCTACAGCTGGCTCGTGGTCGACGTGCGCGGCACCGGCTTCTCCCAGGGCACCTGGGACATGCTGCGCCAGCGCGAACAGCAGGACACCCTCGAGGTCATCGACTGGGCGTCCAAGCAGTCGTGGTCCGACGGCAAGGTCGGCATGAACGGCATCTCCTACTCGGGCATCAACCAGGTGCAGGCGGCGCAGCAGAATCCGCCGGCGCTGAAGGCGATCTTCCCGGTGGTGCCCGGTAGCGACCTGGTCCAAGACGTGCTGGCCCCCGGCACCGGCTTCGGCTTCAACTTCATCCCGCTGTGGCTGACCGCCATCAACGGCCTGAAGTGGGTCCCGGATGTGGCCTCGATCGTGAACGGCCAGTTCGACACCAAGTGGCTGGCCGACCGCGCGGCAGATCCGATGACCTTCATGGACGTGCTGCTCAACGTCTACACCACCACCAAGATCGAGAATCTGGATCCGCGCGCCAAGGCGCTGCTCACCGATACCGAAGGCCGCCGCAAGGATTGGTGGAGCGACCCCGCCAAGATCAAGGTCCCGACCTTCGTCACCGGTGGCTGGCACGACCTGTTCACCTACTCGGAATCCAAGATCTACGAACAGATTCCGCTGCCGCCGGGCCAGAAGCAGCTGCTGATGGGCAACACGTATCACATCAACTCGGGCAACGAGTACGGTAAGCCGGGCCTGCCCCCGCGCCTGGATGTCCTGCAGCGCGCCTGGTTCGACAAGTGGCTCAAGGGCATCGACAACGGCATCGACACCTACGGCCCGGTGACGCTGCGCCAGCAGGGCGGCGGCTGGATCACCACCAATGGTTTCGGTTTCGGTTCCGCGTCCAGCCGTGAGGCCGAGGTCGAGTCGGCGCATCGCCGGATGTACCTGTCCGCGGCGAACAGCGGTACCGCCCAGTCGCTGCACGACGGATCTCTCACCGCCGCGGCGAATTCCGATACCCAGCGACTCACCGTCGCTCCGGGCCTCACCACCCTGTGCTCCAACGACGCGGCACAGGGTAGTGCGGGCGCCCTCTCGGTCATCGACGGCTGCGCGAAGGATTCCCGGGTCGCCGAACTCAACGGCCTGACCTTCACCAGCGCGCCGGTCGCCGAGGAAACCGCCATCTCCGGCCCGATCGCGGTGCGACTCAACACCGTTCAGGATGCCGCCGACGGCTACTGGGTGGTGACGGTCAACGATGTCGCACCCGACGGCCAGTCGACGGTGCTGTCCTCGGGTCAGCTGATGGCTTCCATGCGCGAGATCGACGACGCGACCAGCGCCAAGTCGGCCAACGGTGACTACACCGATCCGCGCCCGTTCACCTCGCTGGATCGCCGTCAGCAGACGGCGCCGGGCGAGGCGACCACGCTGGACATCGCGCTGCCCGCCACCGAGGCGATCCTGAAGCCGGGCCACCGCCTGCGGGTGGATGTCTTTGCCGGGAACTTCCCGAAGGGTTTGCCGGTGCTGCCGATGCTGGTCGATACGGGCCTGAAGCCGCAGCATGTGCAGCTGGACCCGAACCGGCCGAGCTTCGTCAACATCCCGGTGCGGGGTAAGCCGGGCTGGTGA
- a CDS encoding ROK family protein, protein MTILALDIGATKIAVGVVGNDGMTQEVGRIQVPATGVWEACQELLLSVAGDDDVPIIGIGTAGPVDAPSGSLSPLNIPEWSSGFPIVSAVKELFPSASVRFAIDGVCLALAERHFGAARQTPDALAMTVSSGIGGGVIVGGMVAVGHTGNAGHIGHIVVPGSMDPCACGGVGCVEAVASGPSSVRWAQGRGWTGTTGIELAEDALHGDRIAKAALRRAGIALGQAISSAAALLDVDLVVVGGGFAQAGEPLWRPMQESLGAHARIGFLKDLKVVPSELQDRATLIGAGLLTALSAPA, encoded by the coding sequence ACGAAGATCGCTGTCGGCGTGGTCGGAAACGACGGGATGACCCAGGAGGTCGGCCGCATCCAGGTGCCGGCGACCGGGGTCTGGGAGGCGTGCCAGGAGCTGCTGCTGTCCGTCGCGGGGGACGACGACGTGCCGATCATCGGCATCGGCACGGCCGGGCCGGTGGACGCGCCGTCCGGTTCGTTGTCGCCGCTCAACATTCCCGAGTGGTCGAGCGGCTTCCCGATCGTGTCCGCGGTGAAGGAGCTGTTCCCTTCCGCCTCGGTGCGTTTCGCCATCGACGGGGTGTGCCTGGCGCTGGCCGAGCGGCATTTCGGCGCGGCCCGGCAGACGCCGGACGCGCTGGCCATGACGGTGTCCTCGGGCATCGGGGGCGGCGTGATCGTCGGCGGCATGGTCGCGGTCGGGCACACCGGTAATGCCGGGCACATCGGGCACATCGTGGTTCCCGGTTCGATGGATCCGTGCGCGTGCGGGGGCGTGGGCTGCGTTGAAGCCGTTGCGAGCGGGCCGTCTTCGGTGCGCTGGGCGCAGGGGCGGGGCTGGACCGGCACCACCGGTATCGAGCTGGCCGAGGACGCGCTGCACGGTGACCGCATCGCCAAGGCCGCGCTGCGCCGCGCGGGTATCGCACTGGGACAGGCGATTTCCTCGGCCGCGGCGCTGCTGGATGTCGACCTGGTCGTGGTCGGCGGCGGATTCGCGCAGGCGGGGGAGCCGCTGTGGCGGCCCATGCAGGAGTCGCTCGGCGCGCACGCCCGCATCGGATTCCTCAAGGATCTGAAAGTCGTGCCCTCCGAACTGCAGGACCGCGCCACCCTGATCGGCGCCGGTCTGCTCACCGCCCTCTCAGCGCCCGCCTGA